TTCTTTGTTTCCGGCAGCAGATGCTTTTCCAGAAGCAGAAAATGGGAATTTTCCAATTTTTAACTCGTAACCAGCTTCTTTTGCTGCTTTTTCTGTTAAACCAACAGAAGCAATTTCTGGAGATGCATAAGTACATCCAGGAATGTTTCCGTAATCAATTGGTTCTGTATGTAAACCTGCAATTTTCTCTACACAAGTAATTCCTTCTGCAGAAGCTACGTGAGCTAAAGCTTGACCAGTAACTACATCACCAATAGCGTAATAACCAGGGATGTTTGTTTGGTAAAAATCGTTTACAATAATTTTATCTCTATCTACAACAATTCCAACATCTTCTAATCCAATGTTTTCAATGTTTGTTTTAATTCCAACAGCAGATAATAATACGTCTGCTTCTAATTTTTCTTCTCCTTTAGCAGTTTTAACAGTAGCAACAACTCCTTCTCCAGAAGTATCTACAGATTCTACAGCAGAGTTTAACATTACTTTAATTCCAGATTTCTTTAAAGCATTTCCAAAAGCTTTAGAAACGTCTTCATCTTCTACAGGAACTACATTTGGCATAAACTCAACAATAGTAACTTCAGTACCCATAGAGTTGTAAAAGTGAGCAAACTCAACACCAATAGCACCAGATCCTACCACAATCATTTTCTTTGGTTGTTCTGGTAAGCTCATTGCTTGGCGGTATCCTATTACTTTTTTACCATCTTGAGGCAAGTTAGGTAATTCTCTAGAACGAGCACCTGTTGCAATAATAATGTGATCTGCATCGTACTCTGTTACTTTACCATCAGCATCAGTAACATCTACTTTTTTACCAGGTTTAACTTTACCTGTTCCCATAATCACATCAATCTTGTTCTTTTTCATTAAGAACTCAATCCCTTTACTCATTCCTTGAGCAACACCACGAGAACGTTTGATTACCGCTTCAAAATCTTTATCAATAGCTTCTGCTTTTAAACCGTAATCATCAACATGTTTTAAGTAATCATATACTTGAGCACTTTTTAATAAAGCTTTGGTTGGAATACATCCCCAGTTTAAACAGATACCTCCTAGAGATTCTTTTTCTATAACAGCAGTTTTAAACCCTAACTGTGAAGCTCTAATAGCGGTAACATATCCTCCAGGTCCACTTCCAATAACAATAACGTCGTATTTCATGTGTATATTTTTTAATCTAGTGATTGAATTTTATAATGTATGCAAATGTAATAATTACAAACTATATTACATAGGTTAAGAAGATAGAAATTATAAGTACAATTACGTATAAAACGATATATGTTTTTTTGTTAAGATATTTATACAAGAGAATTCTTGTTGTAAAAAAAAAGACATCCATTTAAATGGATGTCTTTTTTTTATAAAATATGATAAATCTTACATTCTTTCAGGAACATCTATTCCTAATAAATTAAAGGCAGATTTAATAGTATCTCCAACTTGTGCGGATAATTGTGTTCTAAATATTTTAACATTTTCTTCTTCGCATCCTAAAATATATGAGCTTTGGTAGAATGAGTTGTATTCTTTTACCAAATCATATGTATAATTAGCAATTAAAGCAGGACTGTGGTTTTTGGCCGCCAACTGAACTGTTTCTGGATATAATTGTAACGTTTTAACTACTGCTAATTCTTTGTCAGAAAGTTCAACTTGTTGTTGAGCAGTATAATCAAAATCAGCTTTTCTTAAGATAGACTGAATTCTAGCGTAAGTATATTGTATAAAAGGACCAGTATTTCCGTTAAAGTCAATAGATTCTTTAGGGTCGAATAAAATTCTTTTTTTAGGGTCTACTTTTAAAATGTAATATTTTAAAGCTCCCATACCTATAATATTGTACAACTCTTCTTTTTTCTCTTGAGTATATCCTTCTAACTTTCCTAATTCTTGAGAAATTTCACGAGCAGTATTTACCATTTCGTCCATTAAATCATCGGCATCTACTACGGTTCCTTCTCTAGATTTCATTTTACCAGTTGGCAAATCTACCATTCCGTAAGAAAGATGGTACATGTTGTCTGCCCAAGAAAAACCTAATTTTTTTAAGATTAAGAATAATACTTTAAAGTGATAATCTTGTTCGTTACCAACAGTATAAGTTAATGCGTTAATATCAAATTCTTGAAAACGTTGAATGGCAGTTCCTAAATCTTGGGTAATGTAAACAGAAGTTCCATCACCACGTAAAACTAATTTTTCATCTAAACCTTCGTCAGATAAATCTATCCAAACAGAACCGTCTTCTTTTTTAAAGAAGACTCCTTTGTCTAAACCATCTTGTACACAATCTTTTCCTAAAAGGTAAGTTTCGCTTTCGTAATAATTTTTATCAAAAGTAACTCCTAAATTTTTATATGATACTGCAAAACCATCATACACCCATTGGTTCATGGTTTTCCAAAGATTTACAACTTCTTTATCACCAGCCTCCCATTTACGCAACATTTCTTGTGCTTCTAATAAAATTGGAGCTTGTTTTTTAGCTTCTTCTTCGGTTTTTCCTTCAGCAATTAAATTGTTAATTTCTTCTTTATATGCTTTATCAAAAGCTACATAATAATTACCTACTAATTTATCACCTTTTAATCCTGTACTTTCAGGAGTTTCTGCATTCCCAAATTTTTGCCAAGCCAACATACTTTTACAAATATGAATTCCACGGTCGTTAATAATTTGAGTTTTGTATACTTTTTTACCACTAGCGGCAATAATTTCTGCAACAGAAAAACCTAATAAATTATTACGAACATGACCTAAATGTAAAGGTTTGTTTGTGTTAGGCGAAGAATATTCTACCATTACTGCCTTGTCTGTAGGAGCAGGGTTGGTAATTCCGTAGTTTTCTGTTTGATAAATTTCATAAAAAGTATCTACAAAAAAACTTGGATTAATAGAAATATTTAAGAATCCTTTTACCACGTTAAAGTCTGTAACCAAACTCACATTTTCTTTAAGATACTCTCCAATTTGAGTTCCTATTTGTACAGGGTTCCCTTTTACAAATCTTAAAAATGCAAAAACCACTATGGTGATATCTCCATCAAATTCTTTACGAGTTGCTTGGAATTCTACCGTTGGAATTTCAGTTTCAAAAATTTCTACAAATGCTTTTTTAACGGCAATTTCTAAATGGTTTTGGATACTCATTTTTGTGTTTTTCTATTGAACTGCGAAAGTACGGAAATAATTAATTTATGACTACTTGTTAAATTTAAAAATATTTAAGGTTTGTTAGGAAGGAAGTGTATGTTACATTCTTTGGTATGTAAATGTTTATTTTTCTTCAAAAATGTTTAGAATATAAAACATAGCATCTTCTTTTGAGTTAAATATTCTCAAATTTAAATCTGTTAGTGTTGCTTTGGCATCTCCTTTTGATTCATCTTTTCTAAGGCCAAGTGACATTTTTACATAAACAGATGATATATTGTTTAAAAGTTCATTAACTATATAAATTTTTTCCCAATAATTTTCGTCATCAGAAGTTCTAACATTATGTGGGGATTGCATAAATACCCAATCATCTTTTTTAAAATTTCCAATTTGATAACCCCATAAATATGGTTGACCAGTAATAGATTTTTTTACAAAATTTTCAGATTTAGAATTCCCTATAAATACAAGGTACTTCTTACTGTAATTAAAAGGAATGAAACTAATGGTTTGGTTTATTTTTTCGTCTTTTTGGACATTAAAATAATCTTTCCCGTTTTGATGTATGATTGAATTTTTATTAGAAGTTTTCCAATACTGTTTTGTTGCTGTATTTTGCTTTATTAAGTTTTCAGAATATATAGAGATGGTTAAGTTTTGAGTAGTATTGTTTTTAACGATTTGTATTAATTCTCCATTTATAATTTTTTTGTTTTCTCCTTTAATTTTAATTCCCATAAAATTCTCTAAATCTTTTTTGTTTATAGAGTCTATGTTTTTAGAAGTAATATATAGTTTGTTAGTAACAGTATCGTTAAAAATTTCAAATACAGGTTTAACAGAGTTTTTCTTTTTTAAAACTTTACACGAAGTAATTGTTAAAAATATCATTAGTAATGATATCGTTATATTTTTCATACGGTATTCAATTTTATTATAAATCTAAGGATAAAAAGTATTGATATATATTTTTAAAAGATTTTTAGTTGTAATAAAAAAAGCTATCAATAATTTGATAGCTCTCTACAGTTTTATAAAATGTCTTTTATATTCCTTCTGCAATATGTTTTAGTTGATCTTCATCTATTATGGTTATAGATTTTCCTACCAAATCAATCAAACCATCTTTTTTAAAGGTAGATAAAATTCTAATTGCAGATTCTGTAGCTGTTCCAACAGAGCTCGCTATTTCTTTTCTGCTAAGTTTAATTTTAATAGTATTGGTATCGTCTATTCCATAAGTTTCTTTTAAAAACAAAATTAAATCAGCAATACGTTGGTGTACAGTATTGGTAGAAATATTAGTAATAGAATTGTTAGCTTCTTTTAAATCGCCACAAACGGTTTTAAACATAGCCCCTGCAAATTTAGGGTTTTCGTCTAGCGGT
Above is a genomic segment from Wenyingzhuangia fucanilytica containing:
- the argS gene encoding arginine--tRNA ligase, translating into MSIQNHLEIAVKKAFVEIFETEIPTVEFQATRKEFDGDITIVVFAFLRFVKGNPVQIGTQIGEYLKENVSLVTDFNVVKGFLNISINPSFFVDTFYEIYQTENYGITNPAPTDKAVMVEYSSPNTNKPLHLGHVRNNLLGFSVAEIIAASGKKVYKTQIINDRGIHICKSMLAWQKFGNAETPESTGLKGDKLVGNYYVAFDKAYKEEINNLIAEGKTEEEAKKQAPILLEAQEMLRKWEAGDKEVVNLWKTMNQWVYDGFAVSYKNLGVTFDKNYYESETYLLGKDCVQDGLDKGVFFKKEDGSVWIDLSDEGLDEKLVLRGDGTSVYITQDLGTAIQRFQEFDINALTYTVGNEQDYHFKVLFLILKKLGFSWADNMYHLSYGMVDLPTGKMKSREGTVVDADDLMDEMVNTAREISQELGKLEGYTQEKKEELYNIIGMGALKYYILKVDPKKRILFDPKESIDFNGNTGPFIQYTYARIQSILRKADFDYTAQQQVELSDKELAVVKTLQLYPETVQLAAKNHSPALIANYTYDLVKEYNSFYQSSYILGCEEENVKIFRTQLSAQVGDTIKSAFNLLGIDVPERM
- the lpdA gene encoding dihydrolipoyl dehydrogenase, which translates into the protein MKYDVIVIGSGPGGYVTAIRASQLGFKTAVIEKESLGGICLNWGCIPTKALLKSAQVYDYLKHVDDYGLKAEAIDKDFEAVIKRSRGVAQGMSKGIEFLMKKNKIDVIMGTGKVKPGKKVDVTDADGKVTEYDADHIIIATGARSRELPNLPQDGKKVIGYRQAMSLPEQPKKMIVVGSGAIGVEFAHFYNSMGTEVTIVEFMPNVVPVEDEDVSKAFGNALKKSGIKVMLNSAVESVDTSGEGVVATVKTAKGEEKLEADVLLSAVGIKTNIENIGLEDVGIVVDRDKIIVNDFYQTNIPGYYAIGDVVTGQALAHVASAEGITCVEKIAGLHTEPIDYGNIPGCTYASPEIASVGLTEKAAKEAGYELKIGKFPFSASGKASAAGNKEGFVKVIFDAKYGEWLGCHMIGAGVTDMIAEAVLGRKLETTGHEVLKTVHPHPTMSEAVMEAVAAAYDEVIHL